DNA sequence from the Pomacea canaliculata isolate SZHN2017 linkage group LG7, ASM307304v1, whole genome shotgun sequence genome:
TGTTGTTGAAATTGTTGTCGCTGCTATGACTGTGGCCAAAACCTGGGATTGTGCCATTGGGAATGCCATTTCCCTGTGttcaatcatttaaaaatttatcaCATTTGTATgtctttgcatttcttttttgaatcctaaaaatgttaattagaTAAATACcaactgtttttttctgtggtttAAGAGCTTGAATTTTGTGGAAGGTTATAACCCTTTAGTTTTTCACTCCCACTCCGGTTATTTTTGCATTCCCACCTCCCCCcaccagcagaaaaaaaatccactaaacCACATCTTTTCTCAcactagtatatatatatgctcagcaatataacaaataaaaattatatgcaCAGTCTTGATTTTTACCTGATGGTAGGCTTTGCTGGAGTGTACACTGTGTGGGATAGACATGTGTGAAGGATGTGAATCCATCTCTGACAGTGGGTTGATGTCGATGTTCATTTTGTGATGACTGTGAGGGCCATGGCCATTGGCCAGCACCAACCCATTGAGGCCATTAAGAGGATACTGACCATTAGGATACTTCTTACGAAGACTGTCCGTGTAGATTCTCTGAGCCTGGTCTTGAAACTTGCTGCACTCACTGGTTAAATCTGTGTCAATGATTACAAAAGCATTGTTTAAGTGACCACTTATTTAAGCTAAGCGAGTAAAATATTACACAGTTAATCAAACTTAATCGTGAAGAGATGTGCCCGACAAATACATCATCACAATCATCCAAttttaaaggggaaaaagtgCATGGTGGGGTTGTCAGATTATTTGGACAAGTCCATCTTCAGGCAAGAACTCACTGCGTCGCTTTTGTTGCCGCTGTTTCCAGAGGCACATGACAATGAAGACCACCAGCAGCAGAAGCATGAAGCCCAGCACGCTGCCCAGAATGACAGGGTGGTCCATGTTGACTGTCTCACGGCGACTTGTTGTTTCTGGTCCCTCGTCTGCTGGCTTCTCTGGTGGAatcggtggtggtggtaaatTATCTGGAGGCTGGCCTTCTGTGGCTGCAAGCCAGCAAAGAAAAActcaaaaatctgaaaatccGTGAAAAGATTGTACGCCAATCAGACACTGTATGGATATTACCTTATTTATGTCTACTATTGCATCTTAGCTTAGTTCAATAGTCACACAATTTACTACTTTACAAAATCATAAAAGTGTCCAGATGATGAAGAGGATTACTTTTCGTACGCACTCATAACTCAATGCTTACGCAGAGTTCGCTTGACCACAGTATTGCTGAAATCGGAGACACCAGCAGTGTTGAAGCACTGCATTTTAATGGTGTATTCAGTGTCAGGTTTAAGATCTGTCAGCAAGTGGTTGCGGATTCCTGCTCCGATCAGTGTGATGTTTTCAAAGTCTTCAGCCGAGTCAAAAGGcttataaaaaatgtgaaaccCTTCAATAGGTGATGGATCCACAGGCAGATACTGCAACACACAAGAAGTCTTTTCTTGGGTGTGCAATTACACAAAAAACCATAAATCTGGAATGGAAACAATTcatgtaaaacatattttaaaattttgctccCGAGACCACATTACAAACACTGcacacaacaaaaatgtcacaTGTCACACTGAAATTGTGAAGGAACTAATGTCTAAAATACAAGTGGTGATGATATTTAAGATGATTACCTGCCACTTGATCCCAATGGCATATATGTTCTGGTATGTAATGGGCTTGGCCTCCACAACCTTGGGTTTGACTTTCGGAGGATGAAGCTCAGGGTTTGTCAAAAGAGCAAGATGAAAGTGTTTAGAGTTTGGGCCAATCTTGTTGTCATTGTTAGAGTAAACGGCTGCAATACGGAATTTGTAGGTGCCGCCTGCAACAGAAGTTAAAAGTTCATAGCAAAGTGATTTCCCAACTTGAGAACTATATCGAATACAATGAAATGCCAATTTTTCGAGCATAGCGATTTGCTCCTAAACAGGTAGACCTGCAGTTATTGTTAACCTTTTATTCAAGAGCGGTTTTAATGGAAAgaactgctgcattcaaaaacagagaaaatccCTTACATACTCATGAAATTTCTTATACGATGTCACGGTTGAATTCCTTCATAGctctcttttaaaaatcaagaaaaattcTGCATAAAGTAAGAGAATTACCTGCTCTCAACCTGGAAACTTCGTAACGTCGTGCTTTGGCATCAATATCACGGTCAAGAGTTTGCCAAGGTCCCTTGTTTGGTTTCACCTCTTTGTACTGGACCCTGAAGAAGGTGATTGGCAGTCCATCATTTTCTGGCACTGACCAGTTGACCATGACTGAGGTATCTGACAGTCTTGATACAGATGGTGGAGACGGTGGGACCAAAATAactggaggaaaaaaacaacattcagtACTTTCAAATTGGTTTTGACTCCTATGATAGATAATACTGCTACTTGAAATTTCCAGAAGATTAAGAACTTTCTGAAAATTTATGATGATTAACAATTCATTCGACCACATTTTTCTAGCTGTAAAAATCCAGTGCAGACATTCATCAATGTAAAATattggtgggtgggggaaatccacaagaaaatacTGCTTTACCTGCAAAGGTgattaataaaatacataaactcTCTATCTTCTAATAGcaaaccccccccaaaaaaaaaaaaaaaaagagaggtgaaGAGACGTTTAATAGCttaaaaattacctttttctGCGTTTCCTCGAttcttcttgtattttctacgcttatttttcctctttcgtGTCCTCctatcattttgtctttttgttgcaGGTCTTCTGCTTGTGCTGTCTTCATGTGGCACATCAGCCTTTGTTTCTTCCCCACTGACAAGGTCATCCAGAATATCCTAGCACTTCTCCTGCAGGAGAATCAGTTGATCTTCCATCAGCTGTTGTGAGACCATTGTCTGCAAGTGAAATACACATATCTATGATCTATTACATTCGTGCAAAAATGCTTGTATATAGGGTTAATCGTGTTAGATCAATACCATGCAGTCTAAGTTAAAATTTGGCGAGGCAAAGTTCTGGCTTCACTGGAATGATGTAAATGTTCTTTAGGAATCTGACAAAATAATTGAAAGTAACAGTAGATAATGTGAAATTATCCAATTAAACCCTTATTGTGATACATTAATCCTTTTGAATAAGTTAGTCAATATGAATGTgattgtaatttatttcttgctgctggagaggaaatatataaatatctttgatcttttatcaatactgtgaacaacttttttaaatttcctctTTCCATTTCAGTTTCACTACAGTCTGCTCTAttttttgctctttgctctcacaaagaaattcaataaaatttatctGATGAAAATTTGATGCTTCACCTGAACCAGCAGACAAATAATCTTTGGTTTCTGCCACAATGAGATGCACTTGTGCTGACACGTGACCCAGGACATTGGCCAGATCACAGGTGTAAATACCTGAGTTTTCTACTTGCACATTTTCTAGTATCAAGATATGGTCACTACCTGCAATTTGACCAAACAGACATGTTCTTGTACTACATGTATATGACACAGATCTTAgtgcttttaatttttcagaaacATCGTGATGAACTATAAATGCAATATAAAAATTTACGAAAGGCCTTTGAAAGAtcaaatcataaaatatttaaatggaCAAGGAATAAAACTAAAGGAGGAAACCCTATTGTTTACACTTCTAGCCCCAAATTTTGTCTTCATAGCAGGACAAAGCAAGCGAACAGTAAGGGGACTATATCAATGCACACCTCGACTGTGAACCTTGCGACGCCCAATCACAGCTCCATTATGGAACCACATGACAGTCGGAGAAGGAAAGCCAGCACCAGTGCAGGTAATCTTGACTGTTTCTCCTGTTTCTACCCTCAGGCCACTGTCGTCTGGCATTGCCACAATAACTGGTGGTGTGTTTACCTCCAGAGACAGTTTTCGAGTTTTGCCATTTACTGTTTCACAGATGTAAGTGCCTTTGTCCAACACATTAACTGCATGTATTCTAAGGTTGcctgcaaataataaatacataatatcAGTACTTGTTCAGTCCAATAAATTTGCCAAACATTGCTTAAatttacagagaaagagaaacgtAAAATTACTGAGGCTTTATAAGtctgctttgtttacttttgaatttttggttccaaataaagtaaaacacaaGACTTCATAAATACAAAGTATATGGAAATTTTGCCATTACTATTATCACAATCAACTGAAAAATTatccaatcattttttttcttttttacacaaTCCCTGGCAGATTCCCTGCATAGGGATGGTCAAATAACAAATGATTCCAGGCATGAAATCtgatgaggaaagaaaaacaaataaataggcAAGGAATGTGAACGCACCAAATTCCACCTCTGTTCGTTTGCTGGGCAAGTCTCCTCCATACTTTGTCCAAGTGACATTTGGCTTGCCTTCACCTGCTGTTGGACACTCCAGTAAAACCGAATCTCCACTAGACACATGAAGAGTTGGAAAACTCTGATCGACTATCACAGTTGTCTGCTCAAGATCTGCAACAGTGagataaaatacatttgtttgaaTGATAAAATGCATCCTTTTAATCTGCCCAGAGTGTTAACCATGCTGCTAATACAGTAAAACTGCAATTGTAATATTGTACCATCTATGCCACTGACTTTTACTTTTCATGCATTGATTTCTTTACAATGCATAAAGATGCTTTGGAAAGGCTTAAATATTGAAGTCATCACATCCAAGTAACAGATCACAATACCTTCAACTGTGGCTGTTACACagttcaccttttttttaagtaaaccATGTCTTTAGCCATCCATCCCAGTTCCCAAGTGTGTGGGGGTGCATTGACCTATTTACCTCTCTAGCTAACCTGGCACGCATGCGCCTCGAGGTTCCCACCctcctcaccacacacacatacaccctcccctccctctccgaCGTTGTAAACTTGACGACACACTTCACACCTTGTTGAGGAACAGGAAGCTACAAAACTTCAACCGCAGCCTCCGTGTCCCACGCTGGTGGTTGGGTGGGTAGATGGGGATGGGAGCCAAGGCAGAACAAGTCTAGTGTTGAATTTCACGACTGTGAAGCCACCATTAAAGTCCTACTGCTTTTGTGTTTCCTACAGTTACCGGTGGAAATGGGTCAAACGTTCTGCGCACCCCTTCTCCCTTCAAACTTACTGGTGTGCAAAACGCGGATGAAAACTAACTCCTGTGCTGTACAAAACTCAGGAGGAAACCACAGACAGAATAAGTCAGAGTTAAAGTTACAATGGAGCTCCCCTACTGTCTGAGCAACAATGGAAGTCGACCAGAGGACTTTACGGATCTTGTACCCCGTCCTCCGAAACCACCGAGGTGGAGGATTTGACAAGCAACGGTCAACTGTACAATTCCTTAAGTGTGTTTGAACTCTATAAAAGTGATTCATTATAGTTATTTAAAATGGATTTGTTGAAAACTTTGCCAGATTACACCTTATGCAAATAGAGCATTTTGTTCGCATCATCAATCCTGGACCGGCAGCTGTCGTTGGGGGTGGGGATCACAAGGATAGACGCGGCAGATGACAGGGTctcactcttgcctattgtggacgatagtcagcaggtcgaccagtccagtctttgaccttcgtaagccagttctttctctggccacccAGGTACTTCTAAGGACAGTCTTCAACTGGGTGTCGtggggttttcttttcatatCGCACGCAACAGCTTCAACATGGCGCGGGATGCGCAAGCAGACCCAGGTTTCATAAAGAGTGTGTACTGAAGCGCTGTCACCTAgcatgtccattttaaagactGAAGGAAGAACGAACCAGTGCCAAACCTCTGTATATGTCCATTAACCCTCGTCCGTCGGCTCCCAATGGGGTCGTGTACACGTCATGTCACAAACTCGGGTCAACTGCGTACCCGGGGGTCAAGCTTTTTAACAAGCCGTGCAAACCGCATGTGACCCAACTCTCAGACTGCTTAACTTTGATTTGCTTGACAAGGAGATAACAACGCGGCTGGAGATATACCTGGACGACCTTCCGATAATGACTGGCTGTCAAAGAGCATGCGCTGTACGAAATCCCCGCAAAGTAGAAGCACTCGGTGCACACTCGGCACGCCCATGTTATTAGGGGCTTGGAGACTGGCGTCCTCTAGTGTCAATCCAACGCTTGCTTGGCATCACTGTAGTGGGGGATGGTGAATTCCCAGATTCGGATCTTGTCTTGGGACTCTGTAGGATGTGAAACCTCGTCACAGGCCTGAATGTCCTTTGGATGGCATCTCCACAGTGGGGACGGGAGCACCTCCTTACCGAACTTGCGTTCTCCCTTCCTGATGTTGGGACAACACCTTTCCTGGATGACTACAGAAACCGGGCGGAAGAATGGGTGTGGGGAAGGGAAAGAGAGACAACAGGTGTTTGTGGTGACGGAAAGGTCATCAACTTTCAGATGAACCAGGGGCCAGGTCAGTGCAAGCTACAGTCTATCGTTACAACCACCTGCCAGTCTACACATCTTTACACTGGACCACTTCTATGAACCAAACACCAGCTTTAATTAGCGACACAAAACGCTGTCCATTCAAGCTGTACCAATTGGGTGTACCCTTTAATTAAAAGGCTGTAATTTTAACAAAGAGAAACGCACCGGACGACTAATAGTTGAAAACTTAAACAAGGGGCGTAATTAGAACACTGTGACGCTTCAgtattctttcttcactgtgCTGATGGACAAAGAAGTTCTCGGAAAGTCCCCCTAACTGAACGAGAAGAACGTGAGCATGATGGGAAATTGGCGGGAAAGGGGGGTAAGGGCGGTAAGCAGACGCGAAGgtccaagggaaataactcctgACCTTGTGATGCGACACGGCGGGTGGCGGGGGAAGGTGACAGCGCCGCCGCCATTACTTGCGGTCAATCGCTGAAGCGAAATAATGGGGACAGCCGGGCCCGCCAACTTGGGGTTTACTCAGCAGGAGTAAGGGCATTAGCCTACGACCGTGAGGGACTGAGGAGAACTGAGTGTGTGGGGAGGTTGAGGTGACAGGATGGTGGGGTGAGGGCTGGACCCGAACCCCTCGTTTGGCGTCACCGACTGCCAGAAGCACCCGCACATCTTCAGAGGGAAAAGGAAGGCGGAAGAGACTTCGaacccaccccacacccactaACTGCATGGTGCCAATTCTTTAGAACCGGCGGACCGGCAAGGTTCAACTTTTCTTGGCCGAGTCATGATAGAAACGATGTGCCTGACATAGCAGCTGTCTTATCACAACGGCCATGATGTTGTCCTCCTCCCCCGGTGGAAATACTTTCTCTTCAAACTACAGATTTATCTCCCGTTATTTTTTCTACTCTAGAGATaatacatatattattaaataatattgtttaacaggtgtgtgtgcgcgcgcgcaacGAGAGATATACGATATACTGTTCTGGCGCACGTGCACACGTGAGGGGGAAATGAGCGTCGTTCAGCTGTCTATTAAGTGTGCGAGCCCCTGTCTCCAAATCACAACCCCTAAATCCCTTTAATGTCCTCCCACCTGCCGATCGGGGCCCGAGATCTAAGCCCACAGCCATGCCCTCCCCCGGCCCACCTTTTCATCGCTAAGCTTCCGCCTTCCCCACCTCGCACTCCGCCTCTTCGGCGATCAGATTCACTCTCTCCCCGCTGGACGACCTTCAAAGGAAACTTGTTCTGTGGGACATCCGCCTCCACGTTAAGGGAGCCATCAGATGCCTCAGCTGCCGCCATGGGGAGTTGGAAATGGTGGTGTGGGGCTACTTGAGTCGCCATCTCGGTAACGAGGTCTCTGACAAGGCTGGCACCAGACAGGTGGgcgtggggtggggagagaataGACAGCCTGGGTTGCTACCCCTGTTGTGCACTTTTCACTGGTCATCTGCACCCCACACACCTATCCCCATATACTCcccaacatatttttaaattcttaaacTGGTTTTTAGGTTTTCTCAACGCCGACACATAAAATTGTTTTCGCTGTTACTGACAATCAACTTTTTTACAACAATGatgaaacacagaaaaaaataatgttcagacgagaagttcaaagaaaaatgatttagtGTTTGTAATTTGTCTATTTTACTACCAGGAAACTGCTGAACAAGTCACAACCGATTACAGCTTGACAAACAAACGCGATTTTCGCCATGATGCTTGTTGGAGGAAAAACAGCGTACTGCGCATGCTCATCACACATTTCCACTTCCGCCATCTTCTCCCGCAAGAAGCAACTCTGATTTTCATGAGCGATGGAGGGGATGGGTGGGATGAGGCAGGGGGGTAGAAAAGAAGGTTAATGCGTTTTTAGTGCCCTCTGGTGGTGTGAACTGGCAGCAGAGGGGAGGTAATGAAACCGTAGCTGTGTCTGTTAGCAACGCGATACCCAGTTACTGCCAACTTGGCTACAGGGGCCCCGCCATCCCACCCCCCACACATCCCACGTGGTCGGCCTCTTGTTGCGTGCTAAAAGAAGGACGTGaaagttttaaacacttttaaaatccCCGCGCACGGCGCCTGCGCCTTCTGCACCTTGAGCCCCCCTAAACCCCCCGTCGCTACCCCACCTGCTCAATCGCTCTTCCATCTTTCCTGTGGGACAAAGTAGCATCGTTGATTTTTGTGGCATGCACACGTCAGCACAACAGCTGACAACAACTACACATGCTTtcgctttctttttctctctctctctcacacataccaTTGCCTACAAACACTTCACTTGTTAGTGTTCTGACAGTTTAACGAGGGCATTTGCAAAGTCTGTGATCGAATGAAAGAAAGGGGGAAAGTGAGAGTTGGCTGCCacgggttcagatctcgtctcgggcaccctgttctttctctaaaGTAGcctctgtttacaaggctgtcTTGCCGAGATatagcattagttgctggctaGCTCTCCcccaaaaagtttaaaagtggGTGGGAGTAAAACatgatgaaatgttaaaatttcCCTGCCTCAGCTAGGCAGTTttgcaccccccccccccgtttACCAGAAAGCGT
Encoded proteins:
- the LOC112567689 gene encoding LOW QUALITY PROTEIN: cell adhesion molecule-related/down-regulated by oncogenes-like (The sequence of the model RefSeq protein was modified relative to this genomic sequence to represent the inferred CDS: deleted 1 base in 1 codon); the protein is MVNWSVPENDGLPITFFRVQYKEVKPNKGPWQTLDRDIDAKARRYEVSRLRAGGTYKFRIAAVYSNNDNKIGPNSKHFHLALLTNPELHPPKVKPKVVEAKPITYQNIYAIGIKWQYLPVDPSPIEGFHIFYKPFDSAEDFENITLIGAGIRNHLLTDLKPDTEYTIKMQCFNTAGVSDFSNTVVKRTLPTEGQPPDNLPPPPIPPEKPADEGPETTSRRETVNMDHPVILGSVLGFMLLLLVVFIVMCLWKQRQQKRRNLTSECSKFQDQAQRIYTDSLRKKYPNGQYPLNGLNGLVLANGHGPHSHHKMNIDINPLSEMDSHPSHMSIPHSVHSSKAYHQGNGIPNGTIPGFGHSHSSDNNFNNIRQTVSVDNVHGYSGLVPNGVGVRSLPRNGNTPGRHTTRRHPISYQSKPVSAFGSNSYPRPRAGSGSCSPSDTEYSLDEEDQMKADDIETYLSSQVTGHCQGQGYSENGKDSLKGCPSCERTTCVGFEGFGPAQCEIVSEFPIEGSGFRHWEPQISSSPSSSHSSKHKRRRRRPQSGREHSTKDQATNTDLSSNEGTIEFTMFNKSPSSSVSNSSDDKPMSSHDLNVWAS